The Daucus carota subsp. sativus chromosome 7, DH1 v3.0, whole genome shotgun sequence genome window below encodes:
- the LOC135147904 gene encoding uncharacterized protein LOC135147904: protein MKEFESQLSINQEIEVDERYAIELEEELKVELLQNKNRIAPENPPKKKTAKSRSKMPEAAKRREEEPEKHVQSSKPSSPIKETTVMHPDVNFHDEPILPKEEPIDLDNILVPAFLIQETSKPKKKRKSVEKKMANLPKPPKEPENADDYLVIANIEEISELELDLNDLQEVRGIELTSKLLERLIFSYKSQGDITWPLHRVLSSEGFSSLTKIYDAMKRTGGFTPPAKQMVLKRILEIRKEWNSDASLQRRLKIPYIGKKIHHEPTPIMEFRDSQGVMRFFRPKDQLKIASLNTRKTLQSKLNRQDSDEEWYAIELEEELEAELLQNKNRIAPENPPKKKRVKSRSKMPEAAKRREEEPEKHVQSSKPSSPIKETTVMHPDVNFHDEPILPKEEPIDLDNIPVPAFLIQETSKPKKKGKSVEKKMANLPKPPKEPENADDYLVIAYIEEISELELDLNVLQEVRGIEPTSKLPERLIF, encoded by the exons atgAAAGAATTTGAATCTCAACTTTCtataaatcaagaaatagaagttgatgaaaggtatgcaattgagctggaagaggagttgaaAGTTGAACttcttcaaaataaaaataggaTTGCTCCTGAGAATCCTCCAAAGAAGAAGACAGCCAAATCTAGatcaaagatgcctgaggctgctaagagaagagaagaagagcCTGAAAAGCATGTTCAAtcatcaaagccttcttctccaatcaaagaAACCACAGTTatgcatccagatgtcaacttccatgatgagccaatcttacctaaggaggagccaattgatctTGACAATATTCTTGTTCCTGCCTTCCTTATTCAAGAAACTTCAAAACCTAAGAAGAAAAGGAAGTCAGTAGAAAAGAAAATGGCTAATCTTCCAAAACCTCCTAAGGAACCTGAAAATgcagatgactatcttgtcatagCAAATatagaagaaatttctgagttggagctggatttgaatgatcttcaagaagtgagAGGAATAGAGCTAACTTCTAAGCTTCTTGAAAGATTGATTTTCTCATATAAAAGCCAAGGTGATAtcacctggcctcttcacagggtTCTGAGTTCTGAAGGATTCAGTTCTCTCACAAAGATTTATGATGCCATGAAGAGaacaggaggatttacaccaccagCCAAACAAATGGTGTTAAAGAGAATTCTTGAAATCAGGAAAGAATGGAACTcggatgctagtctacaaagaaggctgaaaatcccctacattggaaagaaaattcaccatgagCCAACTCCAATTATGGAGTTCAGGGACAGTCAAGGTGTTatgagatttttcagacctaaagatcaactcaaaatTGCTAGCCTGAACACTCGAAagactcttcaatccaagctcaacagacaagatagtgatgaagaatg gtatgcaattgagctggaagaggagttggaagctgaacttcttcaaaataaaaataggaTTGCTCCTGAGAATcctccaaagaagaagagagtcaaatctagatcaaagatgcctgaggctgctaagagaagagaagaagagcCTGAAAAGCATGTTCAAtcatcaaagccttcttctccaatcaaagaAACCACAGTTatgcatccagatgtcaacttccatgatgagccaatcttacctaaggaggagccaattgatctTGACAATATTCCTGTTCCTGCCTTCCTTATTCAAGAAACTTCAAAACCTAAGAAGAAAGGGAAGTCAGTAGAAAAGAAAATGGCTAATCTTCCAAAACCTCCTAAGGAACCTGAAAATgcagatgactatcttgtcatagCATATatagaagaaatttctgagttggagctggattTGAATGTTCTTCAAGAAGTGAGAGGAATAGAGCCAACTTCCAAGCTTCCTGAAAGATTGATTTTCTAA